The Megalops cyprinoides isolate fMegCyp1 chromosome 22, fMegCyp1.pri, whole genome shotgun sequence genome contains a region encoding:
- the ints10 gene encoding integrator complex subunit 10 isoform X2: MSAQGDCEFLVKRARELVTEDPWAAKAWLITARTLYPADFNIQYEMYTIERNAERTASAGRLLYDMFVNFPEQPAVWREITVITAALRSDCQDKHAQFLRGLFETLPGRVQCEMLLKATEQCFNTLEKAEMLLLLLRRFPESVVQHGVSLGETLLEAESIEDLESPVNCFRKLFVCDVLPLIINNHDMRLPASLLYKYMHKAAEFYISYVTRGPSADGQLQGSQEGISLKSPGAPRGSQRYIIEGLTEKSSVVLEPWERLLDILAIVGARCEWQGDKGSRSYVEILQRMKELCRYLPSLEGETLSCCRSQVVTCTTLVLFHNAYLYVSAVQPTLFQAHSSPGAVPWILLEDLSSVFSEADLERISSKHVHKKRKLGEGREKTMSSDDEDGSGKGRGRHILVSKTDMPGWADMLDSFRTARESWDLLHSHEALETEFNRICSSWKTESWLWLRIFLTDMIIYQGQYRKALSSLHQLASFQPPQQVQVSSQGSLEHHRALIQLASCHYALGEYRLACEKVLEVVSGLVPQAQGPGRTTDEVTRTRTKFRKGTDLRLLPCTSKTIMPFCLQLMLACFKLRAFTESRDDLALGHVIVLLQHDWPQGEALFLKAVDKICQQGSFQYENFFNYVTNIDMLEEFAYLRTTEGGKVQLELLPNQGMLIKHHTVTRGITKGVKEDFRLAMERQVSRCGENLLTVLHRFCINEKIILVQSLP, translated from the exons ATGTCTGCGCAGGGAGACTGCGAGTTTTTAGTTAAAAGAGCCCGGGAGCTGGTTACCGAGGACCCATGGGCTGCCAAAGCGTGGCTCATCACAGCTCGAACCCTCTATCCAGCCGATTTCAACATACAG TATGAGATGTACACCATCGAGCGCAATGCAGAGAGGACGGCTTCTGCTGGCAGACTGCTGTACGATAT GTTTGTCAATTTCCCCGAGCAGCCGGCCGTGTGGCGGGAAATCACGGTGATCACCGCAGCTCTGCGCAGCGACTGCCAGGACAAGCACGCCCAGTTCCTCCGAG gCCTGTTTGAGACTCTGCCGGGGCGTGTGCAGTGTGAGATGCTGCTGAAGGCCACGGAGCAGTGCTTCAACACTCTGGAGAAGGCcgagatgctgctgctgctcctgagACGCTTCCCAGAGTCTGTGGTTCAGCACGGG GTGAGTCTGGGAGAGACACtgctggaggcagagagcaTCGAGGACCTGGAGTCACCTGTCAACTGTTTCAGGAAGCTATTTG TGTGTGACGTCCTGCCGCTAATCATCAACAACCACGACATGCGCCTTCCCGCCAGCCTCCTCTACAAGTACATGCACAAGGCTGCCGAGTTCTACATCAGCTATGTGACACGCGGACCCTCCGCCGACGGCCAGCTGCAGG GCTCTCAAGAGGGCATCAGTCTCAAGTCTCCCGGCGCCCCCCGGGGGTCGCAGCGTTACATCATTGAAGGGCTGACTGAGAAGTCCTCCGTGGTGCTGGAGCCCTGGGAGAGGCTGCTGGACATCCTGGCCATCGTGGGGGCGCGCTGCGAGTGGCAGGGGGACAAAGGGAGCCG GAGCTACGTGGAGATTCTGCAGCGTATGAAGGAGCTCTGCCGCTATCTGCCCAGCCTGGAGGGGGAGACCCTGTCCTGCTGCCGGAGCCAGGTGGTGACCTGCACCACCCTGGTGCTCTTCCACAACGCCTACCTTTACGTCAGCGCGGTGCAGCCCACACTCTtccagg CTCACAGCTCCCCTGGTGCGGTGCCCTGGATCCTGCTGGAGGACTTGTCCTCAGTGTTCAGCGAGGCCGACTTGGAGAGGATTTCCAGCAAGCACGTCCACAAGAAGCGCAAGCTGGGAGAGGGCCGGGAGAAGACCATG AGCTCGGATGACGAGGACGGCAGCGGCAAGGGGCGTGGCCGGCACATCCTGGTCAGCAAGACGGACATGCCGGGGTGGGCAGACATGCTGGACAGCTTCCGCACCGCCAGGGAGAGCTGGGACCTGCTGCACTCACACGAGGCCCTGGAGACGG AGTTCAACAGGATCTGCTCCTCGTGGAAGACTGAGAGCTGGCTGTGGCTGAGGATCTTCCTCACAGATATGATCATATACCAG GGTCAGTACAGGAAGGCTCTGAGCAGCTTGCACCAGCTCGCCTCCTTCCAGCCACCCCAGCAGGTGCAGGTCTCCTCTCAGGGCAGCCTGGAGCACCACCGCGCCCTCATCCAGTTGGCGTCCTGCCACTACGCCCTGGGCGAGTACCGG CTGGCCTGTGAGAAGGTTCTGGAGGTGGTGAGCGGGCTGGTTCCCCAGGCTCAGGGCCCAGGCAGGACAACTGATGAAGTCACCAGGACCAGGACTAAGTTTCGGAAAG GTACGGACCTGAGGCTGCTTCCCTGCACCAGCAAGACCATCATGCCCTTCTGTCTGCAGCTAATGCTGGCATGCTTCAAG CTCCGGGCCTTCACAGAGAGCAGGGACGATTTGGCTCTGGGTCACGTGATCGTCCTTCTGCAGCATGATTGGCCTCAGGGGGAGGCTCTGTTCCTCAAAGCGGTCGATAAGATATGTCAGCAAGGCAGCTTCCAGTATGAGAATTTCTTCAACTACGTCACCA ACATTGACATGCTGGAGGAGTTTGCCTACCTGCGCACCACAGAGGGTGGAAAGGTCCAGCTCGAGCTTCTGCCCAATCAGGGCATGCTTATCAA gcACCACACGGTGACCCGCGGCATCACCAAGGGGGTGAAGGAGGACTTTCGGCTGGCCATGGAGAGACAGGTGTCCCGCTGCGGGGAGAACCTGCTGACCGTGCTGCACCGTTTCTGCATCAATGAGAAAATCATCCTGGTCCAGTCGCTGCCTTGA
- the ints10 gene encoding integrator complex subunit 10 isoform X1 produces the protein MSAQGDCEFLVKRARELVTEDPWAAKAWLITARTLYPADFNIQYEMYTIERNAERTASAGRLLYDMFVNFPEQPAVWREITVITAALRSDCQDKHAQFLRGLFETLPGRVQCEMLLKATEQCFNTLEKAEMLLLLLRRFPESVVQHGVSLGETLLEAESIEDLESPVNCFRKLFVCDVLPLIINNHDMRLPASLLYKYMHKAAEFYISYVTRGPSADGQLQGSQEGISLKSPGAPRGSQRYIIEGLTEKSSVVLEPWERLLDILAIVGARCEWQGDKGSRSYVEILQRMKELCRYLPSLEGETLSCCRSQVVTCTTLVLFHNAYLYVSAVQPTLFQAHSSPGAVPWILLEDLSSVFSEADLERISSKHVHKKRKLGEGREKTMSSDDEDGSGKGRGRHILVSKTDMPGWADMLDSFRTARESWDLLHSHEALETEFNRICSSWKTESWLWLRIFLTDMIIYQGQYRKALSSLHQLASFQPPQQVQVSSQGSLEHHRALIQLASCHYALGEYRLACEKVLEVVSGLVPQAQGPGRTTDEVTRTRTKFRKGTDLRLLPCTSKTIMPFCLQLMLACFKLRAFTESRDDLALGHVIVLLQHDWPQGEALFLKAVDKICQQGSFQYENFFNYVTNIDMLEEFAYLRTTEGGKVQLELLPNQGMLIKNPSPALGLVSQEFNTLLLPGVQTTDRHHTVTRGITKGVKEDFRLAMERQVSRCGENLLTVLHRFCINEKIILVQSLP, from the exons ATGTCTGCGCAGGGAGACTGCGAGTTTTTAGTTAAAAGAGCCCGGGAGCTGGTTACCGAGGACCCATGGGCTGCCAAAGCGTGGCTCATCACAGCTCGAACCCTCTATCCAGCCGATTTCAACATACAG TATGAGATGTACACCATCGAGCGCAATGCAGAGAGGACGGCTTCTGCTGGCAGACTGCTGTACGATAT GTTTGTCAATTTCCCCGAGCAGCCGGCCGTGTGGCGGGAAATCACGGTGATCACCGCAGCTCTGCGCAGCGACTGCCAGGACAAGCACGCCCAGTTCCTCCGAG gCCTGTTTGAGACTCTGCCGGGGCGTGTGCAGTGTGAGATGCTGCTGAAGGCCACGGAGCAGTGCTTCAACACTCTGGAGAAGGCcgagatgctgctgctgctcctgagACGCTTCCCAGAGTCTGTGGTTCAGCACGGG GTGAGTCTGGGAGAGACACtgctggaggcagagagcaTCGAGGACCTGGAGTCACCTGTCAACTGTTTCAGGAAGCTATTTG TGTGTGACGTCCTGCCGCTAATCATCAACAACCACGACATGCGCCTTCCCGCCAGCCTCCTCTACAAGTACATGCACAAGGCTGCCGAGTTCTACATCAGCTATGTGACACGCGGACCCTCCGCCGACGGCCAGCTGCAGG GCTCTCAAGAGGGCATCAGTCTCAAGTCTCCCGGCGCCCCCCGGGGGTCGCAGCGTTACATCATTGAAGGGCTGACTGAGAAGTCCTCCGTGGTGCTGGAGCCCTGGGAGAGGCTGCTGGACATCCTGGCCATCGTGGGGGCGCGCTGCGAGTGGCAGGGGGACAAAGGGAGCCG GAGCTACGTGGAGATTCTGCAGCGTATGAAGGAGCTCTGCCGCTATCTGCCCAGCCTGGAGGGGGAGACCCTGTCCTGCTGCCGGAGCCAGGTGGTGACCTGCACCACCCTGGTGCTCTTCCACAACGCCTACCTTTACGTCAGCGCGGTGCAGCCCACACTCTtccagg CTCACAGCTCCCCTGGTGCGGTGCCCTGGATCCTGCTGGAGGACTTGTCCTCAGTGTTCAGCGAGGCCGACTTGGAGAGGATTTCCAGCAAGCACGTCCACAAGAAGCGCAAGCTGGGAGAGGGCCGGGAGAAGACCATG AGCTCGGATGACGAGGACGGCAGCGGCAAGGGGCGTGGCCGGCACATCCTGGTCAGCAAGACGGACATGCCGGGGTGGGCAGACATGCTGGACAGCTTCCGCACCGCCAGGGAGAGCTGGGACCTGCTGCACTCACACGAGGCCCTGGAGACGG AGTTCAACAGGATCTGCTCCTCGTGGAAGACTGAGAGCTGGCTGTGGCTGAGGATCTTCCTCACAGATATGATCATATACCAG GGTCAGTACAGGAAGGCTCTGAGCAGCTTGCACCAGCTCGCCTCCTTCCAGCCACCCCAGCAGGTGCAGGTCTCCTCTCAGGGCAGCCTGGAGCACCACCGCGCCCTCATCCAGTTGGCGTCCTGCCACTACGCCCTGGGCGAGTACCGG CTGGCCTGTGAGAAGGTTCTGGAGGTGGTGAGCGGGCTGGTTCCCCAGGCTCAGGGCCCAGGCAGGACAACTGATGAAGTCACCAGGACCAGGACTAAGTTTCGGAAAG GTACGGACCTGAGGCTGCTTCCCTGCACCAGCAAGACCATCATGCCCTTCTGTCTGCAGCTAATGCTGGCATGCTTCAAG CTCCGGGCCTTCACAGAGAGCAGGGACGATTTGGCTCTGGGTCACGTGATCGTCCTTCTGCAGCATGATTGGCCTCAGGGGGAGGCTCTGTTCCTCAAAGCGGTCGATAAGATATGTCAGCAAGGCAGCTTCCAGTATGAGAATTTCTTCAACTACGTCACCA ACATTGACATGCTGGAGGAGTTTGCCTACCTGCGCACCACAGAGGGTGGAAAGGTCCAGCTCGAGCTTCTGCCCAATCAGGGCATGCTTATCAA GAACCCCAGCCCTGCCCTGGGGCTGGTATCCCAGGAGTTTAACaccctgctgcttcctggggtGCAGACCACCGACAG gcACCACACGGTGACCCGCGGCATCACCAAGGGGGTGAAGGAGGACTTTCGGCTGGCCATGGAGAGACAGGTGTCCCGCTGCGGGGAGAACCTGCTGACCGTGCTGCACCGTTTCTGCATCAATGAGAAAATCATCCTGGTCCAGTCGCTGCCTTGA
- the slc25a51a gene encoding solute carrier family 25 member 51 — protein sequence MGAVTTADPEAPQGKQAKAVLLPGVDPRQKHYVCGSCAAFTNIVVTFPIQKVLFRQQLFGVRMGEAVQQLQRDGLRNLYRGLLPPLLQKTTTVALMFGLYEDFSRLLSRHAGGPELLTRSVAAVLAGTAEAAFTPFERVQTLLQDQRHHGRFHNTFHTFGTLLREHGVRECYRGLAPILLRNGPSNALFFGLRGPLKQRLPEAQTPAAHLVNDFICGGVLGAVLGIMFYPLNVVKSRMQSEVGGPFPSSRAVLLTVWRERGGKVTHLFRGAHLNYHRSLLSWGIINATYELLLKLM from the coding sequence ATGGGGGCCGTCACTACCGCGGACCCCGAGGCCCCGCAGGGGAAGCAGGCCAAAGCGGTGCTGCTGCCAGGGGTGGACCCGCGCCAGAAACACTACGTGTGCGGCTCGTGTGCCGCCTTCACCAACATCGTGGTCACCTTCCCCATCCAGAAGGTGCTGTTCCGGCAGCAGCTGTTCGGCGTGCGCATGGGCGAGGCcgtgcagcagctgcagagggacGGCCTGCGGAACCTGTACCGGGGGCTGCTGCCCCCCCTCCTGCAGAAGACCACCACGGTGGCGCTCATGTTCGGCCTGTACGAGGACTTCTCCCGCCTGCTGTCGCGCCACGCGGGCGGGCCCGAGCTGCTGACCCGCAGCGTGGCGGCGGTGCTGGCGGGCACGGCGGAGGCGGCCTTCACGCCCTTCGAGAGGGTGCAGACCCTGCTGCAGGACCAGCGGCACCACGGCCGTTTCCACAACACCTTCCACACGTTCGGGACGCTGCTGCGGGAGCACGGCGTGCGCGAGTGCTACCGCGGGCTGGCGCCCATCCTGCTGCGCAACGGGCCCAGCAACGCCCTCTTCTTCGGCCTGCGCGGGCCCCTCAAGCAGCGGCTGCCCGAGGCCCAGACGCCCGCCGCCCACCTGGTCAACGACTTCATCTGCGGCGGCGTGCTGGGCGCCGTGCTGGGCATCATGTTCTACCCGCTCAACGTGGTGAAGTCGCGCATGCAGTCGGAGGTGGGCGGGCCCTTCCCCTCGTCCCGCGCCGTGCTGCTCACCGTCTGGCGGGAGCGCGGTGGCAAGGTGACGCACCTGTTCCGCGGGGCGCACCTGAACTACCACCGCTCCCTCCTGTCCTGGGGCATCATCAACGCCACCTACGAGCTCCTGCTCAAGCTCATGTGA
- the LOC118769493 gene encoding FERM and PDZ domain-containing protein 1-like — MEEQERSRSPSRRTSRVEQVVGRWLRRTRDSSSRERTLGDGKSGEVGSDQRNFPIRVTVQILRDPLLDSHGFTISTQPPILVQDVTAGGPAEGRLVPGDQVLKINSVAIDDLSSEQAADIIRESQDSVTMTILRHTVGPKSSFITAEKRARLRTNPVKVRFAEEVVVNGHSQGNSLLFLPNVLKVYLENGQTKAFKFEATTSVKDIVMTLKEKLSIRCIEHFALVLEQQYSITKLLLLHDEELIQQVVQRKESHDYRCLFRVCFMARDPLHMLQEDPVAFEYLYLQSVSDVLQERFAMEMKCNTALRLAALHIQERLASCGQTHKTSLKSITKNWGIENFVSPTLLRNMREKDLRKAISYHMKKTQALLEPRQKVISAAQARLNYLNQLGELKSYNGKSFSATMMLQDRESMVSLLVGAKYGVSQVINHKLNIMTTLTEFSSVSRVELLPESDKVSLVKIYLQDVKPITLMLECQAAKDLSCLVAGYCKLLVDPTLSIFSWPGSPKVHRISAEEGYVSRGCSDSEESSELDSTDMLVNLRFSSDDTRAAPEGDHQAVEQRQKNEREKGGREGEGAELQQNEPVAVGSGGREGAEGGEVVEERAEEHAGEDVLSEASDSCRTDSRFNPSLSSDSMDALEEDDLVACSSSHPYHTYLPDIHAQHKPEGYGGTCTNDTLSPRPASISNDSDPCLCFADLSRMPDCLPSPPEASEEEEEEEEAQRDVFTFEENDARHYYNICSNVTPDSARSLSQPRPCHAQEEAGPNPPQDMEPIPILQPPPGFGDSSSEDEFFDAQEMFMSPEVSVAGEDTTETGRETSGMTRTLSLSDIGVSVAERGRDEDQEGKGAGLPRHARKKSRKRRSYMETDYTSQVSFPGQGRDAADEDQLCCVDSQHPCPTVSFLISSEGEPALLESKPIFGSGCHLLDPLHHGPESQEASRSKRLSSELMEMEPDTMESKSVTELVSAALPQIMAVRCRLGPEGRESSSRQPTETESDFSDTEGKVSTDKDSVEGGRRGSTEEQQGQNSTEKSQRKLSAPCLDWGVDAEEGLVLSKVRTSPVQPSQLPLTQTAVPTISDVSSSQEDEEEGTSEKQGLEEASHSIPPGKPEGSKACLPLALKKGISLSHESLVCLRGEVASATTSSTAVIEVGATTKDTGGFKFRGCPSGIVGRLSASTLRGKIHSLPWYLYRSHEALSSYEGSTTNKSSGSRRFSDTSQGATEITEDAEDIPEVADEVTEITDELTEEDSEEVTEMATEVTEDITEVAPQVLEDVTEIITASPRTVLPSLTHDDPVVGVSPQEAVAQAGCQLSQAEAEERDLPTAVCGVFTHCESKQPQPWAHPCPEGKASFGCSSMSPLECPSLPEEAPTPMEVCGCQTVYTNCFSGALDGSSFDEELTVYEFSRRTQGMEGAPLMTTPPSSFSSSSLSSSPSSSISPFSRGVLPASSSTELSPLLSPLDPADCYPPESLEDTLNQLRNRRYGLPGGFSAIQRDVEELLALLQGRGVEPHSLRGGQHHRETCVEHFSENKRLLHAEARKLMSGCQRVTRVGQTPEETLRCLAESFRTLVQLASVCLWFSSCARCEGRHEEALGGLREVARTYMEFAQAAERAGGRKSCHDLSVKLLARQCTALTASVFCLTQLFRTLTAL; from the exons ATGGAGGAGCAAGAGAGAAGCAGGTCTCCGTCTCGAAGGACCAGTCGGGTGGAGCAGGTGGTTGGGCGGTGGCTGCGGCGCACCCGTgactccagcagcag GGAGAGGACGCTAGGAGATGGAAAGTCGGGTGAAGTTGGCTCAGACCAGCGGAACTTCCCCATCCGGGTCACTGTGCAGATCCTGCGGGACCCCCTGCTGGATTCTCATGGGTTCACCATCTCCACCCAGCCACCCATCCTGGTGCAGGATGTCACTGCAG GTGGCCCTGCAGAGGGAAGACTTGTTCCGGGTGACCAGGTGCTGAAGATCAACAGTGTTGCGATAGACGACCTCTCCTCAGAGCAGGCAGCTGACATCATCAG GGAGTCACAGGACTCAGTAACCATGACAATCCTCAGACACACAGTG GGGCCGAAGTCATCCTTCATCACTGCAGAGAAGAGGGCACGTCTGAGGACCAATCCGGTGAAGGTGCGCTTCGCAGAGGAGGTGGTGGTCAACGGTCACTCTCAG GGAAACTCGCTGCTCTTCCTGCCCAACGTTCTGAAGGTCTACctggagaatggccagactaAGGCCTTTAAATTTGAAGCTACCACCTCTGTGAAG GACATTGTGATGACTCTGAAGGAGAAGCTCTCCATCCGCTGTATAGAGCACTTTGCTCTGGTCCTGGAGCAGCAGTACAGCATCACCAAACTACTGCTGTTGCACGATGAGGAGCTCATTCAACAG GTGGTGCAGAGGAAGGAGTCCCATGACTACAGGTGTCTGTTCCGCGTCTGCTTCATGGCCAGAGACCCCCTGCACATGCTGCAGGAGGACCCCGTGGCCTTTGAGTACCTCTACCTGCAG AGCGTCAGTGACGTGCTACAGGAGCGTTTCGCCATGGAGATGAAGTGCAACACCGCCCTGCGCCTGGCGGCCCTGCACATCCAGGAGCGGCTGGCCAGCTGCGGCCAGACGCACAAGACCTCCCTCAAGAGCATCAC gAAAAACTGGGGTATTGAGAACTTTGTGTCCCCAACCCTGCTGAGGaatatgagagagaaagacctGAGAAAGGCCATCAGCTACCACATGAAGAAGACCCAGGCCCTCCTGGAGCCTCGGCAGAAG GTGATATCGGCAGCACAAGCTCGGCTGAACTACCTGAACCAGCTCGGGGAACTCAAGTCGTACAATGGGAAGTCTTTCAGTGCTACCATGATG CTCCAGGACAGAGAGTCCATGGTGAGCCTTCTGGTGGGGGCCAAGTACGGCGTCAGCCAGGTGATCAACCACAAGCTGAACATCATGACCACCCTGACCGAGTTCAGCAGCGTCAGCCGAGTGGAGCTGCTGCCGGAGTCCGACAAGGTCAGCCTGGTCAAGATCTACCTGCAGGATGTCAAG CCCATCACACTGATGCTGGAGTGCCAAGCTGCAAAAGACCTGTCCTGCCTGGTGGCTGGCTACTGCAAGCTGCTAGTGGACCCAACGCTGTCCATCTTCTCCTGGCCTGGGAGCCCCAAGGTGCACCGCATTTCGGCCGAGGAAG gtTACGTGTCAAGGGGTTGTAGTGACTCAGAGGAGTCCTCTGAATTGGACTCCACCGACATGCTGGTCAACCTGCGCTTCTCCAGTGACGACACCAGGGCGGCACCAGAGGGCGATCACCAGGCAGTggaacagaggcagaaaaacgagagggaaaaaggagggagagaaggagagggggcggagctTCAGCAGAATGAGCCTGTGGCAGTGGGGTCAGGAGGGCGTGAGGGGGCGGAGGGTGGAGAAGTGGTGGAGGAGAGAGCTGAAGAGCACGCTGGCGAGGACGTACTGTCCGAGGCGTCGGACTCCTGCCGCACTGACTCCCGTTTCAACCCCAGCCTCTCCAGCGACTCCATGGACGCCTTGGAGGAAGACGACCTTGTAGCCTGTTCCTCCAGCCATCCCTACCACACTTACCTTCctgacatacatgcacagcacaAACCAGAGGGCTACGGGGGCACCTGCACCAATGACACCCTCAGCCCCCGTCCTGCTAGCATCAGCAATGACAGTGACCCTTGCCTGTGCTTCGCTGACCTCTCCCGCATGCCAGACTGTCTCCCCAGCCCGCCAGAAGccagcgaggaagaggaggaagaggaggaggcacaGCGCGACGTGTTCACCTTTGAGGAGAACGACGCGCGGCACTACTACAACATCTGCTCCAACGTCACGCCTGACAGCGCGCGCAGCCTCTCCCAGCCCCGGCCCTGCCACGCCCAGGAAGAGGCGGGGCCAAACCCGCCGCAGGACATGGAGCCAATCCCCATCCTCCAGCCGCCGCCCGGATTTGGAGACAGCAGCTCGGAGGACGAGTTTTTCGACGCGCAAGAAATGTTCATGTCTCCAGAGGTTTCGGTGGCGGGGGAGGACACCACAG AAACAGGGAGGGAGACGAGCGGCATGACTCGCACACTGAGCCTCAGCGATATCGGAGTCAGTGTGGCGGAACGGGGGAGGGACGAGGACCAAGAGGGCAAGGGGGCGGGGCTCCCGCGGCACGCGAGGAAGAAGTCCCGCAAGCGGCGCTCCTACATGGAGACGGACTACACCTCGCAAGTGTCCTTCCCGGGACAGGGCAGGGACGCAGCGGACGAGGACCAGCTCTGCTGCGTGGATAGCCAGCACCCATGCCCCACGGTCTCCTTCCTGATCAGCTCGGAGGGGGAGCCGGCCCTGCTGGAGTCCAAGCCCATCTTCGGCTCCggctgccatctgctggaccCCCTCCACCATGGCCCAGAGAGCCAGGAGGCCAGCAGGAGCAAGCGGCTGTCCTCGGAGCTGATGGAGATGGAGCCGGACACCATGGAGTCCAAGTCAGTGACGGAGCTGGTCTCCGCAGCCTTGCCCCAGATCATGGCAGTGCGGTGCCGTCTGGGGCCGGAGGGGAGAGAGTCAAGCTCCAGGCAGCCCACGGAGACAGAGAGCGACTTTTCCGACACAGAGGGAAAAGTCAGCACTGACAAGGACTCTGtggaaggaggaaggagaggaagcaCTGAAGAACAGCAAGGACAGAATTCAACGGAAAAATCACAGAGGAAGCTATCAGCCCCCTGTTTGGACTGGGGGGTGGATGCTGAAGAAGGACTTGTACTATCTAAAGTTAGGACTTCCCCTGTCCAGCCATCGCAGCTTCCTCTAACACAAACTGCTGTCCCAACCATATCCGACGTCTCAAGCTCCcaagaggatgaggaagaggggaCGAGTGAAAAGCAGGGCCTGGAAGAGGCATCTCACAGCATCCCCCCAGGAAAGCCTGAGGGAAGCAAAGCTTGTTTGCCCTTGGCACTCAAAAAGGGAATTTCCCTCAGTCACGAGAGTCTCGTGTGTCTCAGAGGTGAGGTAGCTTCTGCCACTACCAGTTCTACTGCAGTCATAGAGGTTGGCGCCACAACAAAAGACACAGGCGGTTTCAAATTTCGAGGCTGCCCGTCAGGCATCGTGGGTAGGCTGTCCGCCTCCACCCTGCGAGGCAAGATCCACAGTCTGCCGTGGTACTTGTACCGGTCACACGAGGCTTTAAGCAGCTATGAAGGCAGCACCACAAACAAGAGTAGTGGTTCACGAAGGTTCTCCGACACCAGCCAGGGTGCCACAGAGATCACAGAGGATGCGGAAGATATCCCCGAGGTGGCGGATGAAGTCACTGAGATCACAGATGAACTCACAGAGGAAGACTCAGAGGAAGTCACAGAGATGGCCACCGAGGTCACAGAGGACATCACGGAAGTGGCCCCTCAAGTGCTGGAGGATGTGACTGAGATTATCACTGCATCCCCTCGCACAGTTCTGCCATCACTAACCCATGATGATCCAGTTGTGGGTGTGAGCCCTCAGGAGGCTGTGGCACAGGCAGGTTGCCAGTTGTCTCAGGCAGAAGCTGAGGAAAGGGACCTACCCACTGCGGTATGTGGAGTCTTTACACACTGTGAGTCTAAGCAGCCCCAGCCCTGGGCCCACCCCTGCCCGGAGGGGAAAGCCAGCTTCGGGTGCAGCTCAATGTCACCCCTGGAATGTCCCTCCTTACCCGAAGAGGCTCCGACCCCCATGGAGGTCTGCGGGTGTCAGACCGTCTACACTAACTGCTTCAGCGGGGCGCTGGATGGGAGCAGCTTCGACGAGGAGCTCACAGTGTACGAGTTTTCCCGCCGGACGCAAGGGATGGAGGGGGCTCCCTTAATGACCACCCCgccttcctccttctcttcatcctccctgtcttcctccccttcttcctccatctcccctTTCTCCCGAGGCGTCCTCCCCGCTTCCTCCTCCACCGAGCTCAGCcctctgctgtctcctctgGACCCTGCCGACTGCTACCCGCCCGAGTCCCTGGAGGACACCCTTAACCAGCTGCGTAACCGGCGCTACGGCCTCCCGGGGGGGTTCTCCGCGATACAGCGGGACGTGGAAGAGCTCCTGGCCCTCCTGCAGGGCCGGGGGGTAGAGCCCCACAGCCTGCGGGGGGGCCAGCACCACCGGGAGACCTGCGTCGAGCACTTCTCTGAGAACAAGCGCCTCCTCCACGCTGAGGCGCGCAAGCTGATGTCGGGCTGCCAGCGGGTGACCCGGGTGGGCCAGACCCCCGAGGAGACGCTGCGGTGCCTGGCGGAGAGCTTTCGCACGCTGGTGCAGCTGGCCAGCGTCTGCCTGTGGTTCTCCAGCTGCGCCCGCTGCGAGGGGCGGCACGAGGAGGCGCTGGGCGGCCTGCGGGAGGTCGCCAGGACGTACATGGAGTTCGCCCAGGCAGCCGAGCGGGCCGGCGGGAGGAAGAGCTGCCACGACCTCAGCGTCAAGCTGCTGGCCCGCCAGTGCACCGCGCTGACCGCCTCTGTCTTCTGCCTCACGCAGCTGTTCCGGACCCTCACCGCTCTCTGA